In Deltaproteobacteria bacterium, the genomic window AAGCCCGGCACATCCTCCTCCGGAATTACCCCGCCTCCCAAAACCAATAGATCTTGTATCCCTTTTTCTCGTAACAGCTCCATTACCCGGGGGAACAGATAATCATGGGCCCCGGATAAAATGCTCATCAGGAGCGCATCCACGTCTTCCTGCACGACGGCGGCAACAATCCGCTCTGGTGTCTGCCGCAAACCTGTATAAATCACTTCCATTCCTGCATCCCGGAGTGCCCGGGCAATCACTTTGGCCCCGCGGTCATGCCCATCCAGACCCGGTTTGGCCACCAAAACCCTCAACTTCCTCTCCGCCATCCATCACCTCCATTCCGCTATCCAACTCACCCGACTATTCATTAAACCCAATTTTGGACGCAGATTTTCGCAGATAAACGCAGAAATTTCTGTAAATTGAAAAATGCCAATTACAAAATTTTAAAAATTTTTCGATTTATATTTGATGGTTTCGTAAAAAGTCTCGTTCTTGTCATTGTGATCCCGCTAGGCGGGATGCCTTCGCGGGACGACGAAGCAACGACTCTTTCCTGACTTTTTACGAAGCCATCATATTTAGCTTTTTGTTTTTCCCTTTAGTTCTTCGGATATAAAATCCGGTAAATCTGCGTTTATCTGCGTCCCAAAATTTTCGTTCGTTAAACCTTCACCACCGGTTCATACTCCCCGAAGACTTCCCGCAGAACATCACAAATTTCTCCCAGGGTGCAATAAGCCCGAACACAGTTTAAAATCGGGAACATCAAATTCCCGTCTCCCCGCGCAACATTCTTCAATTCATCCAGGGAAGCTTTCACCGGTTGGGGATCCCGCGAGGTTCGAAGCTGGGTAAGTCGTTGTACCTGCATTTCCCGGACTTTGGGGTCTATTTTCAACAAACCTTTGGGCGGCGGTTCTTTAGATTGAAATTTATTCACCCCCACGATCACCCGGTCCCCGGCCTCGATTTCTTTTTGATACCGGTAGGCGCTTTCCTGGATCTCCTGCTGAATGTACCCTTTTTCCACGGCGGCTACGGATCCGCCCATCTGGTCAATTTTGGCAATGTATTCGCCAGCCTTTTTTTCGATCTCGTTGGTCAGTTTTTCGACATAGAAGGAACCGCCGAGGGGATCGGCCGTGTCGGCAGCCCCTGACTCGTAAGCAATCAGTTGTTGGGTGCGCAAGGCAATTTGCACGGACTGCTCGGAAGGCAGAGCTAAGGCTTCATCCATTGAGTTGGTGTGTAAAGATTGAGTTCCTCCCAGAACTGCGGCCAGCGCCTGCCAGGCGACTCGAATGATATTGTTGTGAGGCTGCTGAGCGGTCAAGGTACACCCGGCCGTCTGGGTGTGGAAGCGCAGCATCCAGGAGCGCGGGTTTTTCGCCTGAAAGCGTTCTTTCATGATTTTGGCCCAGAGCCGGCGAGCCGCCCGATACTTGGCCACTTCTTCCAGAAAATCCAGGTGGGCGTTGAAAAAGAAAGAGATCCTCGGCCCGAATACATCCACATCCAATCCGGCCCGGATGGCTGCCTCCACATAGGCAATGCCATTGGCCAAAGTAAAAGCCACCTCCTGCACGACCGTACAACCTGCCTCCCGCATATGGTACCCGCTGATGCTGATGGTGTTCCAGTTCGGAACTTCCTTGGCACAATACCCGAAAGTGTTGGTGATGATGCGCATCGATGGTTGTGGGGGAAAGATATACGTTCCCCGGGAAGAATATTCTTTGAGAATATCGTTCTGAATGGTTCCGTTGAGTTTTTCCGGTGTGATCCCCTGTTTTTCAGCCACCACGATGTACATGGCCAGAAGGATGGCCGCCGGAGAGTTGATGGTCATGGAAGTGGATACTTTATCC contains:
- a CDS encoding methylmalonyl-CoA mutase family protein, producing MFDPKKVEDIRNKVKKWNDRVEKSLDKNPERKKDFQTTSGIPVKRVFSPEDVAELDYQQDLNLPGEYPYTRGVQPTMYRSRFWTMRQYAGFGTAEDTNQRYRYLLDHGQTGLSVAFDLPTQIGYDSDHPLAQGEVGKVGVAIDSVQDVEVLFRQIPLDKVSTSMTINSPAAILLAMYIVVAEKQGITPEKLNGTIQNDILKEYSSRGTYIFPPQPSMRIITNTFGYCAKEVPNWNTISISGYHMREAGCTVVQEVAFTLANGIAYVEAAIRAGLDVDVFGPRISFFFNAHLDFLEEVAKYRAARRLWAKIMKERFQAKNPRSWMLRFHTQTAGCTLTAQQPHNNIIRVAWQALAAVLGGTQSLHTNSMDEALALPSEQSVQIALRTQQLIAYESGAADTADPLGGSFYVEKLTNEIEKKAGEYIAKIDQMGGSVAAVEKGYIQQEIQESAYRYQKEIEAGDRVIVGVNKFQSKEPPPKGLLKIDPKVREMQVQRLTQLRTSRDPQPVKASLDELKNVARGDGNLMFPILNCVRAYCTLGEICDVLREVFGEYEPVVKV
- a CDS encoding cobalamin B12-binding domain-containing protein translates to MAERKLRVLVAKPGLDGHDRGAKVIARALRDAGMEVIYTGLRQTPERIVAAVVQEDVDALLMSILSGAHDYLFPRVMELLREKGIQDLLVLGGGVIPEEDVPGLKVLGISEIFGPGTPTDVIVKFVQENVKR